One Drechmeria coniospora strain ARSEF 6962 chromosome 01, whole genome shotgun sequence genomic region harbors:
- a CDS encoding eukaryotic translation initiation factor 4E-4, with the protein MSTKALVDASKEPRRVEANQIAHFATSVRSQLPDALDSLPREPILRPRHRASQPEPPHPRRQDRASSSASPRTSPSPSPSPQVPVPVLVPVLVQVLVLVSAPVPRCLALAKPVRGASPRRHAPPIRYRGDRKPALVFMDNNLWTRRTNSGKLSLSTSSNGPNGSSAPDPTSRSASFSRRHGGGDASSSTLAKASPFNTPGGSVASPTGGASSAFGLGSGAFASFGSAKTPKSGGNPFDSAMGSAAPKFAPAKDGVKTVSRTPSMAPISEGKVSTSTSTQLSEVHPLKDAWSFWFRPPISKAHGFIEYENTLHGMATVKTAEEFWEIYTHLKRPSSLPVVSDYHLFKKDIRPIWEDEVNRKGGKWVVRLKKGVADRYWEDLLLALIGDQFGDANEDVCGAVLSMRNGEDILSIWTRTDGGRVLKIREIMKHVLNFPANTRVEFKSHDSSIQQRTAIDEQRREKAGQSQGEKRQTSSASKQTE; encoded by the exons AACCGAGACGGGTCGAAGCCAACCAGATAGCACATTTTGCCACGTCCGTTCGGTCTCAACTACCCGACGCACTCGACAGCCTACCACGAGAACCGATCCTTCGCCCTCGACATCGAGCATCCCAACCCGAGCCTCCCCATCCTAGGCGACAAGA CCGAGCTTCCAGTTCCGCCTCGCCACGTACCAGtccctcaccctcaccctcgcctCAAGTtcccgtccccgtcctcgtccccgtcctcgtccaggtcctcgtcctcgtctccgccCCCGTCCCTCGCTGCCTGGCCCTCGCAAAGCCGGTTCGAGGTGCTTCTCCCCGTCGCCACGCCCCGCCCATTCGCTACCGAGGCGATCGCAAGCCAGCCTTAGTCTTCATGGATAACAATCTATGGACTCGTCGTACAAA CTCCGGCAAGCTTTCCCTCTCGACCTCATCGAATGGGCCAAAcggctcctcggcgcctGATCCGACCTCCCGAAGCGCCTCCTTCTCGCGGcgtcatggcggcggcgacgcctcgtcctcgaccctcGCCAAGGCGAGTCCCTTCAACACCCCTGGAGGGAGCGTCGCCTCTCCCACAGGTGGTGCCTCGTCTGCCTTTGGCTTAGGATCCGGCGCCTTCGCCTCCTTCGGATCTGCCAAAACGCCCAAGTCGGGCGGAAACCCGTTCGACAGCGCCATGGGCTCGGCCGCTCCGAAGTTTGCGCCGGCCAAGGACGGCGTGAAGACGGTCTCGAGGACGCCCAGCATGGCGCCCATCTCCGAGGGCAAGgtctcgacctcgacctcgacccaGCTGTCCGAGGTGCACCCGCTGAAAGATGCGTGGTCCTTCTGGTTCCGTCCGCCCATCTCCAAGGCGCACGGCTTCATCGAGTACGAGAACACGCTGCACGGCATGGCCACcgtcaagacggccgaggagttTTGGGAGATTTACACACACCTGAAGCGGCCTTCGAGCTTGCCCGTCGTGTCCGACTACCATCTCTTCAAGAAGGACATTCGGCCGATAtgggaggacgaggtgaaTCGAAAGGGAGGCAAATGGGTTGTGCGGCTGAAGaagggcgtcgccgaccgCTACTGGGAGGAcctgctcctcgccctcatcgGCGACCAATTCGGCGACGCCAACGAGGACGTTTGCGGTGCCGTTCTCAGCATGCGCAACGGCGAGGACATTCTCAGCATCTGGACACGAACCGATGGCGGCCGCGTGCTCAAGATTCG CGAAATCATGAAGCACGTGCTCAACTTCCCAGCCAACACCCGGGTTGAGTTCAAGAGCCACGATTCCAGCATCCAGCAGCGcaccgccatcgacgagcagcgacgCGAAAAGGCAGGCCAAAGCCAGGGCGAGAAGCGCCAGACGTCGAGCGCTTCCAAACAGACAGAGTAG
- a CDS encoding U4/U6.U5 tri-snRNP-associated protein 2: MAKRQASEPLDELAGIASPASKKSRTVDFNSPPLLREEDSNSETLKNGLRGVDLPDDGGTGANAEADRGDDDDGDDEHAPKAPIRQDAPTEGYDDLYLDTIDRHVLDFDFEKLCSVSLSNINVYACLVCGKYFQGRGPKSHAYFHALEEDHHVFINLESQKVYVLPEGYEVRSKALDDIKYVSDPRYAKAEVMALDRTSRKSWTLGGNQYVPGFVGMNNIKENDYVNVVVQALSHVAPLRNYLLLDDFSSKAELVKRCSILFRKIWNPRAFKSHVSPHELLQEISLRSNKRFTLTTQSDPVDFVSWFLNNLHMGLGGSKTKPGSSMIQRTFQGRMRVESQAITARADAGDKLRFEEAAEVQVDIVRFLLLTLDLPSAPLFQDELEKNIIPQVPLTTVLGKYDGQRGQEHHAQRKRYRLMHPLPPYLMFHVKRFSQNKFVSERNPTIVTFDARNLDMSPYVEPNPAEWPPSEPIWYDLVANIVHEAVRNKEDVADTGEERKTWKAQIKDKATGQWVVCQDLFVDKIQSELLYLGETYLQIWERRREPSSKLGKGRSR, translated from the coding sequence ATGGCTAAACGTCAGGCGTCAGAGcctctcgacgagctcgcgggCATCGCGTCCCCGGCGTCGAAGAAGTCCCGGACTGTCGATTTCaactcgccgccgctgctgcgcGAAGAGGATTCGAATAGCGAGACTCTGAAGAACGGTCTCCGGGGCGTCGACTTACCGGACGATGGTGGGACGGGGGCAAACGCCGAGGCGGAtagaggcgacgacgacgacggcgacgacgagcatgcaCCCAAAGCACCGATTCGACAGGACGCACCGACAGAAGGATACGATGACCTGTACTTGGACACCATCGATCGGCATGTGCTCGACTTTGACTTTGAGAAGCTCTGTTCCGTCTCGCTTTCCAACATCAACGTCTACGCCTGTCTCGTCTGCGGCAAGTACTTTCAGGGCCGCGGCCCCAAATCGCACGCCTACTTCCACGCCCTCGAAGAGGACCATCACGTCTTCATCAACCTCGAGAGCCAGAAGGTCTACGTCCTACCCGAGGGCTACGAGGTCCGGAGCAAggcgctcgacgacatcaAATACGTCTCTGATCCACGCTACGCAAAGGCCGAGGTCATGGCCCTCGATCGTACCAGTCGCAAGAGCTGGACGCTCGGCGGCAATCAGTACGTGCCCGGCTTCGTGGGCATGAACAACATCAAGGAGAACGACTACGTCAACGTGGTGGTGCAGGCGCTCTCCCACGTCGCCCCCCTCCGCAACTacctcctcctcgatgaCTTTTCCTccaaggccgagctcgtcaaaCGATGCAGCATCCTCTTCCGCAAGATCTGGAACCCGCGCGCGTTCAAGAGCCACGTATCGCCCCACGAGCTCCTCCAGGAGATCTCGCTGCGGTCCAACAAGCGTTTCACCCTCACGACTCAGTCCGATCCCGTCGACTTCGTCTCCTGGTTCCTCAACAACCTCCACATGGGCCTCGGTGGCTCCAAGACGAAGCCCGGCAGCTCCATGATCCAGCGCACCTTCCAGGGCAGGATGAGGGTCGAGTCCCAGGCCATCACGGcgcgcgccgacgccggcgacaagCTGCGCTTtgaggaggcggccgaagTTCAGGTCGACATCgtccgcttcctcctcctcacgCTCGACTTGCCGTCCGCCCCTCTCTTccaggacgagctcgagaagaaCATCATCCCCCAGGTGCCGCTCACCACCGTCCTCGGCAAGTACGACGGTCAACGCGGCCAAGAGCACCACGCCCAGCGGAAGCGCTACCGGCTCATGCACCCGCTGCCGCCCTACCTCATGTTCCACGTCAAGCGCTTCTCCCAGAACAAGTTCGTGTCGGAGCGCAATCCGACCATCGTCACCTTCGACGCGCGCAACCTCGACATGTCGCCCTACGTCGAGCCGAACCCGGCCGAGTGGCCGCCAAGCGAGCCGATCTGGTACGACCTCGTGGCCAACATCGTCCACGAAGCCGTCCGCAACAAGGAGGACGTCGCCGACACGGGCGAGGAGCGCAAGACGTGGAAGGCGCAGATCAAGGATAAGGCGACGGGGCAGTGGGTCGTGTGCCAGGACTTGTTCGTCGATAAGATCCAGAGCGAGCTTCTCTACCTCGGCGAGACGTACCTGCAAATCTGGGAGCGGCGGAGGGAGCCAAGTAGCAAATTGGGCAAGGGACGCTCTAGGTAG
- a CDS encoding small nucleolar ribonucleoprotein complex subunit: MATKQPSKTTFDVDRVIQPIFTGGSVSIDSGAQILASTLGEEAVLTDPSNGRHLARIEGDGESISTLTLTPSGSHLIVCSRSLALRIFSLKRSSDDSSIEASLIRTLKPHSTPVVVLAVDRTGTLLATGGTDGVIKVWDIVGGYVTHTFRGPSVLVSALHFFEVAARAEVTKSRKGKKGSRSHDDADDEGTDNTTTTSFRLVSGSQDGKIRVWDLHKRSCIANLESHVSNVQGLAFSPEQDTIVSAGRDKTIIWWDVKSWKIRRVVPCLELIETVGFVDDGRLTFSAGSSGCLRIWDTDTGVELTAKQSEKSEEEAIVSGFYRSGLPFIPLVQVDHTICLYELPAKAGASSLAEPEPFRRISGSHDEIIDLGYLLPDKSMLALATNSEEIRLISVVESEASKPDGWSKTEKPHFGQDVALLRGHDDIVISLDIDWSGHWIATGAKDNTAKIWRIDAEQGSFVCWATFSGHAETLGAVALPRTVPADGSAARTDPLNHPPAFLLTGSQDQTVKKWEIPRTSQRQEKKAGSRAVFTRKAHEKDINALNVHHAGHLFASASQDKTVKIWSVEEGEVQGILRGHKRGVWSVQFSPAKLPALQGEDGTMTAKGVILTGSGDKSIKLWNLSDYTCIRTYEGHSNSVLKVVWLGLPETKEQSKRPILFASAGGDGLVKVWDANSGEAECTLDNHEDRVWALAVQTETNTIVSGSGDSTVTFWKDTTAETQAAASEAALKVIEQEQELQNHIFAGSYREAITLALQLNHPGRLLRLFTSVVTTSSPEQGSLCGLKAVDDVLSTLSDEQIFLLLLRLRDWNTNARTAPVAQRILSALIRSYPASKFSNLSVKGARGQQSLQDVLQALRVYTERHYKRMEELVDESYLVEYTLQEMDSLAPVAGLDDVAMQEADEEESDA, translated from the exons ATGGCTACGAAGCAACCCTCGAAGACGACATTCGATGTCGACCGGGTCATACAGCCTATATTCACCGGCGGATCCGTCTCCATTGACAGCGGTGCTCAAATCCTGGCCTCGACGCTTGGCGAGGAAGCGGTGTTGACGGATCCTTCTAACGGACGACATCTTGCTCGGATTGAGGGT GATGGAGAATCTATATCAACCTTGACCT TGACACCTTCCGGCTCCCACCTTATTGTCTGCTCTCGATCCCTAGCATTGAGAATTTTTTCCTTGAAGCGCTCTTCCGATGACAGTTCCATCGAGGCTTCCCTCATCCGTACTCTAAAGCCGCACTCAACGCCGGTTGtggtccttgccgtcgaccgaACCGGTACACTGCTCGCGACAGGTGGAACGGACGGCGTGATCAAGGTGTGGGATATTGTCGGAGGCTACGTTACTCATACCTTTCGCGGACCATCCGTCTTGGTCTCAGCCTTGCATTTCTTTGAGGTTGCCGCTAGAGCAGAGGTGACGAAGTCTCGGAAAGGGAAGAAAGGTTCTCGGTCTCATGACGACGCGGATGACGAAGGCACCGATAACACGACCACCACTAGCTTTCGACTTGTTTCCGGCAGCCAAGATGGCAAGATTCGCGTTTGGGATTTGCACAAGAGGAGCTGCATTGCCAATCTCGAGTCTCACGTCTCCAACGTCCAGGGGCTTGCCTTCTCGCCCGAGCAGGATACGATTGTGAGCGCAGGCCGAGACAAGACGATAATTTGGTGGGACGTCAAGTCGTGGAAGATTCGGAGAGTCGTTCCGTGCCTCGAGCTCATCGAGACAGTCGGCTTCGTGGACGACGGTCGGTTGACATTTTCCGCAGGATCCTCTGGTTGCCTCCGCATCTGGGACACGGATACGGGAGTGGAACTCACGGCCAAGCAGTCAGAAaagagcgaggaggaagctATCGTTTCTGGCTTTTATCGATCTGGGTTGCCATTCATTCCCCTCGTCCAGGTCGATCACACGATATGCCTATACGAACTGCCGGCGAAGGCAGGTGCATCCTCTCTCGCCGAGCCGGAGCCCTTTCGCCGCATCTCCGGATCGCACGACGAGATTATTGATTTGGGCTATCTCTTGCCGGACAAGTCgatgctcgccctcgccaccaACTCGGAGGAAATCCGATTGATATCCGTTGTCGAGTCGGAGGCTTCGAAGCCCGACGGTTGGTCAAAGACCGAAAAACCACACTTTGGGCAAGACGTGGCCTTGTTGCGAGGTCACGACGACATTGTGATATCCTTGGACATAGACTGGTCTGGGCACTGGATCGCTACAGGTGCCAAAGACAACACGGCCAAGATCTGGCGCATTGACGCAGAGCAGGGCTCATTCGTCTGCTGGGCCACCTTCTCGGGCCATGCGGAGACTCTTGGTGCCGTGGCCCTTCCCCGAACGGTGCCGGCAGATGGATCCGCGGCTCGGACGGACCCTCTGAACCATCCGCCCGCCTTCCTGCTGACGGGCTCTCAAGACCAAACGGTCAAGAAGTGGGAGATTCCACGGACGTCGCAGCGGCAAGAGAAGAAGGCGGGATCGCGAGCCGTCTTCACGCGCAAGGCGCACGAGAAAGATATCAATGCGCTGAACGTCCACCACGCGGGTCATCTTTTCGCCTCCGCGTCGCAAGACAAGACTGTCAAGATCTGGTCGGTGGAGGAGGGTGAAGTCCAAGGCATCCTTCGCGGCCACAAGCGAGGCGTGTGGTCTGTTCAGTTTTCTCCCGCGAAGCTGCCGGCGCTGCAGGGAGAGGATGGGACCATGACGGCCAAGGGCGTCATCCTCACGGGCAGCGGCGACAAAAGCATCAAGCTCTGGAACTTATCCGACTACACATGCATCAGGACCTACGAAGGACATTCCAACAGCGTGCTCAAGGTCGTTTGGCTCGGCCTGCCCGAGACGAAGGAGCAGTCGAAGAGGCCGATCCTGTtcgccagcgccggcggcgacggcctggtGAAGGTCTGGGATGCCAActcgggcgaggccgagtgCACGCTGGACAACCACGAGGACCGCGTGTGGGCGCTGGCGGTGCAGACCGAGACGAACACGATCGTCTCGGGAAGCGGCGACTCCACCGTGACCTTTTGGAAAgacacgacggccgagacgcaggcggccgcctcggagGCTGCTCTCAAGGTGATTGAGCAGGAACAGGAACTTCAGAATCACATATTCGCCGGCTCGTACAGGGAGGCCATCACGTTGGCGCTGCAGCTGAACCATCCCGGgcgtcttcttcgcctcTTCACGTCCGTcgtgacgacgagctcccCCGAGCAAGGCAGCCTCTGCGGACTGAAGGCGGTGGACGACGTGTTGAGCACGCTGTCGGATGAGCAGATTTTCCTCTTGCTCCTTAGACTGCGAGATTGGAACACGAACGCGCGGACGGCGCCGGTTGCGCAGCGGATTTTGTCGGCGCTCATCCGGAGCTATCCTGCATCCAAGTTCTCGAACCTCTCGGTGAAGGGTGCACGAGGCCAGCAGAGTCTCCAGGACGTACTGCAGGCTCTCCGGGTGTACACAGAGAGGCATTACAAGCGGATGGAGGAGCTCGTGGACGAGAGTTACCTGGTGGAATATACCCTGCAGGAGATGGACAGCCTCGCACCGGTGgccgggctcgacgacgtggccatgCAGGAGGCGGATGAGGAGGAGTCGGACGCGTAA
- a CDS encoding DNA replication licensing factor mcm5, with product MDRQSVYSTHVYEPSHGDTGDTRLQLQKQLETFILDFRLDNNFVYRDQLRENALLKNYFCDVNITDLINFNEELAHKLASEPAEIIPLFESALKKCTHRIVFPHERKVDLPDHQLLLHSDADDVSIRNLDSMTIARLVRVPGIVIGASVMSSKATELHIQCRNCQYQSTIPVLGGFTGVSLPRTCDRKRVPSDPTPQCPMDPYFVMHEKSKFVDQQIIKLQEAPDQVPVGELPRHVLISADRHLTNRVVPGSRCTVMGIFSIYQNKASKNSSNGGAVAIRTPYLRAVGIQTDMDKTAKGNASYTEEEEQEFLELSRKPDLYNIMADCIAPSIYGNRDIKKAILCLLLGGSKKILPDGMRLRGDINVLLLGDPGTAKSQLLKFVERAAPISIYTSGKGSSAAGLTASVQRDHSTREFYLEGGAMVLADGGVVCIDEFDKMRDEDRVAIHEAMEQQTISIAKAGITTILNARTSVLAAANPIFGRYDDMKTPGENIDFQTTILSRFDMIFIVKDEHTRQKDETIAKHVIGIHMDGRGQEEVAESEIPVEKMRRYLTYCRTRCAPRLSDEAAVKLSSHFVAIRRQVHASEMESNTRSSIPITVRQLEAIVRITESLAKLTLSPIATEEHVDEAIRLFLCSTMDAVNQGSNQGSRELNEEVNRLEVELKRRLPIGWSTSLATLRREMVEGKGYSEQGLNRALMIMQRRDTIMFRNSGAQVYRNGA from the exons ATGGATCGTCAGTCTGTTTACTCGACACACGTTTACGAACCGAGCCATGGTGATACTGGCGACACTCGGCTGCAGCTTCAGAAACAGCTTGAGACATTCATTCTTGATTTCAGGCTTGACAATAACTTCGTATACCG TGACCAGCTGAGAGAGAATGCGCTGCTGAAAAACTACTTCTGCGATGTCAATATCACCGACCTCATCAACTTCAACGAAGAACTCGCACATAAACTTGCCTCTGAACCCGCAGAGATCATCCCTCTT TTCGAGTCGGCATTGAAGAAATGCACCCACCGAATCGTCTTTCCCCACGAACGCAAAGTCGATCTCCCAGACCACCAGCTTCTCCTCCactccgacgccgacgatgtaTCGATCCGCAACCTCGACTCCATGACCATTGCCAGGCTTGTCCGAGTTCCCGGAATAGTCATCGGCGCCTCAGTCATGTCTTCCAAGGCGACTGAGCTTCATATCCAATGCAGAAATTGCCAGTATCAGTCAACAATCCCTGTCCTCGGTGGCTTCACCGGTGTGTCGCTGCCAAGAACCTGCGATCGCAAGCGGGTCCCGAGCGATCCGACCCCCCAATGCCCGATGGACCCTTATTTTGTCATGCACGAAAAATCGAAGTTCGTTGATCAACAAATCATCAAGCTTCAGGAAGCGCCAGACCAAGTCCCCGTGGGAGAACTGCCACGCCATGTGCTCATTTCGGCCGACAGACACTTGACGAACCGGGTTGTGCCTGGTTCAAGATGTACCGTTATGGGCATCTTCTCTATTTACCAGAATAAAGCGTCCAAAAATTCTTCCAACGGCGGGGCTGTTGCGATTCGAACACCGTATCTTAGGGCCGTCGGCATTCAAACAGACATGGATAAGACGGCTAAAGGAAACGCTAGCTACacagaggaggaggagcaagAGTTTCTGGAACTCAGTCGGAAACCAGACCTTTACAATATCATGGCCGACTGCATTGCGCCGTCCATTTACGGCAATCGCGATATAAAAAAGGCCATTCTGTGCCTATTGCTGGGTGGTTCCAAGAAGATTCTCCCTGACGGTATGCGGTTGAGAGGTGACATCAATGTCTTGCTTCTTGGTGATCCTGGAACTGCCAAGTCTCAACTGCTAAAGTTTGTGGAAAGAGCGGCGCCTATTTCTATTTACACGTCCGGCAAGGGCTCGTCCGCTGCTGGCCTGACAGCCTCTGTTCAACGAGATCACTCCACTAGAGAGTTTTATCTCGAAGGCGGCGCTATGGTTCTTGCTGACGGTGGTGTGGTCTGTATCGACGAGTTCGACAAGATGCGAGACGAGGACAGGGTGGCGATTCACGAAGCCATGGAGCAGCAAACAATTTCGATTGCGAAGGCCGGCATCACCACCATTCTGAATGCTCGAACATCTGTTCTGGCTGCCGCCAATCCTATATTTGGCCGATATGATGACATGAAGACGCCAGGAGAGAACATTGATTTCCAGACGACAATTTTGTCCCGTTTTGACATGATATTCATCGTGAAAGATGAGCACACGCGGCAAAAAGACGAGACGATAGCAAAGCATGTCATTGGCATCCATATGGACGGTCGCGGTCAGGAGGAAGTGGCTGAATCAGAGATCCCCGTGGAGAAGATGCGAAGATATCTGACCTACTGCAGAAC CCGTTGCGCTCCTAGACTTAGCGATGAAGCTGCCGTGAAGCTCTCGTCGCACTTTGTGGCCATCCGTCGACAGGTTCACGCGTCCGAAATGGAATCCAACACTCGCTCCTCTATCCCCATCACCGTTCGCCAACTGGAAGCTATTGTCCGCATCACGGAGTCCCTCGCAAAGCTCACGCTCTCCCCAATCGCCACTGAAGAGCACGTGGATGAGGCCATCAGACTATTCCTCTGTTCCACCATGGACGCTGTTAACCAGGGCAGCAATCAAGGTAGCCGCGAGTTGAATGAGGAAGTGAACCGGCTCGAGGTTGAACTCAAGCGACGACTCCCCATCGGATGGAGCACGAGTCTGGCGACGCTTAGGCGAGAAATGGTCGAGGGTAAGGGGTACAGTGAGCAAGGTTTGAACAGGGCACTCATGATTATGCAACGGCGCGATACCATAATGTTTAGAAACTCCGGGGCACAGGTGTACCGGAATGGGGCTTAA